CCGAGAGAAGATCGGGAGACGTTATTATTCCCTTATGTGACCATGGGTCTTGTGGCGATCTGGCTGGTGGGAACGATTGGGACGGGGATTTATTTTTCGGCCAATAAGGGTCAAATCTCTAATGGTAAAGAAGAGCTGCAAGGCTTACAGGATCGCAGTTTAATGCTACAGGTTGAGCTTGGGAAACTTAAGAACAGCGGACCTGGGCAGTTAGATCGGAAGACGGCAATCGCAGAAATTCAGAACAATAAGGTACTTGCTGTTCCTATTCTGGATGAACTAGTTGAAGGATTGCCGGCGGGTGCTTTTATCCGTGACATTAACTACACCTACCGAACATCGATTGACCTGACTGTAAATGTACCTACGATGGTGGATGCTTCTAACTATTTAAGACAACTACGTCAGATGTCTTTTACAGTGGATTCGCCTATTCAGAGGCTGACCGAAGGAACAACGAATGCAACAACTTCTTCGAATATGTACACTGCTATTTATAAATTAAACTTATTAGCAAATAATCAACAGACAAATGGAACGGATGCAAGCCAAGAGGAGGTGAACAGCGATGGAACAGTTCAATAAATACCGCTCTCCAATTGTACTAGGTGTATTGATTCTGTTCCTGATGCTGTTTGCTTTTTATATGCTGGGTGTTCAGCCGACCAATAAGGAAATATCTGCACAGAACGCCGAGATCAGCCAGCTGGAAAAGGAGGCAGAGATTCTCCAAACTAAAATTAATGAACTTAAAAGCGATGCTACTTCTGTGGATTCGGAACAACAAGAACTTCTAGCAGCACTCCCGAAAGGCGATGACAGCGAAGGCTTGATCGTTGATTTGTGGGGAGTTAGCACTTCCTCAGAAGCGCGACTAAAAGATGTTAGCTTTATTTTGGATGAGGCTAATCCGATTCAGCAAATGACAGGCTCAGCAGAAGTACTGTTCCCGACTGTCAAACAGATCAAAATGACTGCGGTAATAGAAGGTACGTATACGGGTATACGACAGTGGATGGAGGATTTACAGAAGCTGCCCCGTATCGTGAATGTAGACTCGTTTAATTTTCAACAATCCTATGAAGAGCGATCTAATGATAGTCCTGAAAGCATCTTGACCGCGAACGTAGCTTTTACCGCTTATTTTGAGGCTACTACTCCATCTTCCAATTAGGCTTCTCACCATTGCATGAATTCAATTACACTACTCCATTTTTCCTGTAAATCAGGAGGGTGGAGTTTTTTCATACCTAAAAGAATATAAATGCGTTTTCATCCTTCTGATTATTGGGTATTTTAGCTTGCGGGGTGCATAAGCTGGAACAGTGGCTATCGCCTGTATTTTTCAGATGACAAAGGAGGAATTCCGAATGAACAAAAAGTGGATGATTGGTTCGTTGGCGCTTTCTATAGGCCTGATCTCAGCAGGTGGGGGAGTTATGGCAGCTTCGCCGTCAGCAGGGAGCACGGCAATCAAGAAGGTGGCTGTGTCTGCGCCTGGGAAAGAGGGCCCTGCAACCATCAATAATTTGACGGTGAAAAGTATTATTCCGCTCGTAGTCCATGCAAGAGCTCTTTATTTCTATAGCAATCGAGGCGGGAATGTTTTCCCGATCGAAACCTTCACGTACAAAGCACAGGAGTACCGTTATCTTTCCAGTGACATTGGCACAAAGGCGAAGCTGATGAATTACATAAAAAAGGCCTACACTCACAATGCAGCAGCATATTATGTGCAGACTCAGTTTTTGGAGCATAACGGAAGGATGTCGCAGGTTAATGCAGATTTGGGTAATTTATTGATGTATGAAAAAGCCACCGCCCGCATGCTCTCCAAGACTGCGACAACCGCTGAATTTGAACTAACCGTTCCTTATCCAGAAGCGCAGGGAAGCAGTGAATCGGTGTATGTGAAGCTGAAGAAAGTGGAGGGATACTGGAGAATCGACACGTCGCCGGATATTCTTTTCTGAGGATAGGGGAAGGAAGAAGAGGAAGGAAGATGGAGGGGCTACGATTAACAGCGCTTCAGGTCAGAGGTATAGACAACACCTGCGAATTTGCCTTTACGGGTAATAATGACACAATCATTCTTCATAGGATCTGGGCGGCTCATAGCAGTAGCTAATACGGCGTCAACTGGAGTGGAGATATCAAAGAGGAGTGGAGTTTTGTTCATAAGCTTCATGGCAGGTTCTTTGTAGAACAGATCTACCCCTGATCTTCCTGTGGCTTTTAAAAAGAAACGTTCGCTCATTAACAATCCAAGCGGTTCATTCGTGGCGTTACAGACGACGATGCATTTAGATTCTGGATGCTGGAACATTACGCGCAGGGCTTCTCTGCAGGTACGTGAGGCAAAAATAGCAGGTGCACTGCGGACAATACTAGAGAGATCATTTACAAGAGCTGTTGACATGGTGTTCATCCTTTCTGATTATAGGTCTACTTCTAATGTACCCCCGAATCGTAAATTTTAAAGTCGGGAAAGGTCATCTACAGGTAAAATTAGTATATGAAAAAACGGTCGGACCTCAGGGGTCTGACCGTTTTTTTTGTTATGGGACACCGAAGGCGCTTATTATGGGTACGGGTACGCTATTCGCTACGAACGCCATCCTCTACTAATTGCTTTCTAGGGACTTCTGGAATTACAGATTTACTCACGCCTCCGCGATTGATGGCGATTAATCGTTTTTGCGCGTAATACACATCGCGGGAGAGCTTTTTTACTTCAGTAGATTTACCGTCAACAAACCGGGTGCTGTAGGTCTCCACAACATATCCGGTTTTCCCATTTTGTATAACACGTGTGCCTCCGCGGGGGAGTGAAGGATCGTTTACGTACTTGTCGACTGGAGGCAGCACCTCTACAATTTGTGAATGAACTTTATAAGTAACATTTTGCGGAAAGGTACCGAAGAGCTTAATCGTTAGTGATCGGCCTTGCACAGCCGCTTTAATGACAAGATATTTGCCAGTTGTATTGCGAAAACGGAAGTTGATATAGCCTTCAGCGAATGTCGCATCCTGGCCTTTGGGTAGATAGTTAACCGGCAAAGAATGGTTGCGCCGCTCCACAATCTCCAGTCCGGTGCGTAGAGCCGCGTTGTACAGCGTACTGGAAACTTGGCAGATTCCGCCGCCGACACCTGCCTGTAGCTTACCGTTCACGATTACTGGCGCTTCGCGGAAGCCATATTCTATTTTTGCTTTTTCAATAGCTTTGCCATAGTCAAAGACGGCTCCAGGTGGGAGCACGGTTCCGTTCACAGCTTTGGCCGCTGCTTCAACGTTGTAGATGCGTCCAGGTCCACTTGCCCCGAGAGAGGTGCTAAATTGCATGATTTTTCGCTCAATGCCTTGCTCCTTTAAAGCATTTAGGGTGATATCCGGTTGTAATATGGTTAAAGGAACTTCCAGTGTGATCCCCTTCTCCTGTAGCGCAATCAGACGAGTAAAGCGAGTGGGGGCAGCAGCCCATAGTGAAGTCATCATCCCTGTCCAATCTACCTCGAGGGAAGTCTTATCGGGCGTATACACTACACGATCATTTCCGGTAATTCGCCGCGTAGCATCCACTGGATCTCCAAAGGATTCTCTCTCCCAAGCGGGACTTAGGATGGTCTGTAATTGTGCAATATCCAGATGGGCTTCAAGACTCCAATTCTGGGGGAAGCTGTAGCGCGCTTTTACCCGATCCCATAGCTGGCCTTCTGTAAGATCCTGTAGACCTCGCTCAAATGCTGCGGCTTCATAGGTCATTCCGGCTTGTTTAAGATTGAGTGTAAGCTCAGAATTTCCTTCGACCTTCAGGACAAGAGGGACAGCTTCCAGGGCAGGGAGCTTCTTCTGTAGCTCGGAGCGAACCTCTGAGATGTTCAGCCCGCCCACCTCCCATCCGGCAAGGGTTGTACCCTTTGGAAGCGTGCTTTTATGACCATATAGATATAGTCCCCCATATATTAATGAACAGATAAGAATGAGTGCAGTAACTACTATGAGGGCAAGATGGATTTTTTTCATGATTAATCTCCTTCCTGGATAGCATCTGCGAGCGAGCACCGTAGGTGCTTTTTCTATTTATATGTACAGACATTACAAAACTTTCGAATTGTGGAGCAGTTACGGGGTACTCAATCGGTTACAGATTTGTTACAATAGATACATTGCGGAAATATTGAAGTTTATGGAAACTTACGCTAGACCCTGTCGATTCACACAAGTGGAAAATGTCATAATTGGGAAGTGAGAAAATGATTGAAATGCAAGACGTATGGAAGACATACCCTAACGGAACTCACGCACTGCAAGGAGTTTCAGTAAAAATTGACCGCAACGAATTCGTGTATATTGTCGGTCCATCCGGCGCTGGTAAATCTACTTTTATGAAATTGATTTATAGAGAAGAAGTGCCAACTAAAGGCCAAATTTCTGTAGGAGGCTTTAACATAGGGAAGCTTAAACAACGCAAAATCCCTTATGTGCGCCGTAATATCGGCGTTGTGTTTCAAGACTTTCGGCTACTGCCAAGGATGACGGCGTATGAGAATATCGCTTTTGCCATGGAGGTTATTGAAGCGCCTAAGAAGGTCATTAAGAAACGTGTGAATGAAGTTCTCGATCTGGTTGGACTTAAAAATAAAGCGAATCGTGAACCCTCACAGCTTTCAGGTGGAGAGCAGCAGCGAATTGCAATTGCACGTGCGATCGTTAACAACCCATCTGTTATTATTGCGGACGAGCCTACGGGTAACTTGGACCCTGAGACTTCATGGGGCATTATGCAGCTGCTGGACGAAATTAATTTTCGTGGAACAACGATTGTAATGGCTACCCATAATAGAGATATTGTGAACAAAATGCGAAAACGCGTGCTTGCAATTGAGAATGGAAACATTGTGAGAGACCAGGCGAGAGGGGAATATGGCTATGAGTTTTAAGACCTTCTTGCGACATATGCGGGAAGGCTTCAAAAGCGTATTCCGTAATGGCTGGATGTCGATTGCTTCTATCATTTCCATTGTCGTCTCTCTTTTTATACTAGGCGTATTTATCCTTCTTGTTCTAAATGTGAATGCTGTAGCGGATGAGGCAGACAGTCAGGTACAAATTAATGTGCATTTGGCACTAAATGTAGATCAGAAGATGCGTGAGACTTTGCAGACTGAAATTGGCAATATGCCGGAGGTCAGCAAGATTACGTTCATCTCCAAGGACCAAGGTCTTAAAGAT
This window of the Paenibacillus sp. FSL R10-2734 genome carries:
- the pilO gene encoding type 4a pilus biogenesis protein PilO, which produces MEQFNKYRSPIVLGVLILFLMLFAFYMLGVQPTNKEISAQNAEISQLEKEAEILQTKINELKSDATSVDSEQQELLAALPKGDDSEGLIVDLWGVSTSSEARLKDVSFILDEANPIQQMTGSAEVLFPTVKQIKMTAVIEGTYTGIRQWMEDLQKLPRIVNVDSFNFQQSYEERSNDSPESILTANVAFTAYFEATTPSSN
- a CDS encoding DL-endopeptidase inhibitor IseA family protein — translated: MNKKWMIGSLALSIGLISAGGGVMAASPSAGSTAIKKVAVSAPGKEGPATINNLTVKSIIPLVVHARALYFYSNRGGNVFPIETFTYKAQEYRYLSSDIGTKAKLMNYIKKAYTHNAAAYYVQTQFLEHNGRMSQVNADLGNLLMYEKATARMLSKTATTAEFELTVPYPEAQGSSESVYVKLKKVEGYWRIDTSPDILF
- the ftsE gene encoding cell division ATP-binding protein FtsE; this translates as MIEMQDVWKTYPNGTHALQGVSVKIDRNEFVYIVGPSGAGKSTFMKLIYREEVPTKGQISVGGFNIGKLKQRKIPYVRRNIGVVFQDFRLLPRMTAYENIAFAMEVIEAPKKVIKKRVNEVLDLVGLKNKANREPSQLSGGEQQRIAIARAIVNNPSVIIADEPTGNLDPETSWGIMQLLDEINFRGTTIVMATHNRDIVNKMRKRVLAIENGNIVRDQARGEYGYEF
- a CDS encoding VanW family protein, translating into MKKIHLALIVVTALILICSLIYGGLYLYGHKSTLPKGTTLAGWEVGGLNISEVRSELQKKLPALEAVPLVLKVEGNSELTLNLKQAGMTYEAAAFERGLQDLTEGQLWDRVKARYSFPQNWSLEAHLDIAQLQTILSPAWERESFGDPVDATRRITGNDRVVYTPDKTSLEVDWTGMMTSLWAAAPTRFTRLIALQEKGITLEVPLTILQPDITLNALKEQGIERKIMQFSTSLGASGPGRIYNVEAAAKAVNGTVLPPGAVFDYGKAIEKAKIEYGFREAPVIVNGKLQAGVGGGICQVSSTLYNAALRTGLEIVERRNHSLPVNYLPKGQDATFAEGYINFRFRNTTGKYLVIKAAVQGRSLTIKLFGTFPQNVTYKVHSQIVEVLPPVDKYVNDPSLPRGGTRVIQNGKTGYVVETYSTRFVDGKSTEVKKLSRDVYYAQKRLIAINRGGVSKSVIPEVPRKQLVEDGVRSE